Proteins from a genomic interval of Streptococcus sp. D7B5:
- the ylqF gene encoding ribosome biogenesis GTPase YlqF — translation MATIQWFPGHMSKARRQVQENLKFIDFVTILVDARLPLSSQNPMLNKIVGDKPKLLILNKADLADPAMTKEWRQYFESQGIQTLAINSKEQVTVKVVTDAAKKLMADKIARQKERGIQIETLRTMIIGIPNAGKSTLMNRLAGKKIAVVGNKPGVTKGQQWLKTNKDLEILDTPGILWPKFEDDAVALKLALTGAIKDQLLPMDEVTIFGLNYFKKHYPDKLAERFKQMKIEEDAPVIIMDMTRALGFRDDYDRFYSLFVKEVRDGKLGNYTLDTLDDIDDDD, via the coding sequence ATGGCTACTATTCAATGGTTTCCGGGTCACATGTCAAAGGCTCGGCGACAAGTTCAGGAGAATTTAAAATTTATTGATTTTGTGACGATTTTGGTGGATGCTCGCCTACCTTTATCTAGTCAAAATCCTATGTTAAACAAGATTGTGGGAGATAAACCCAAACTCTTGATTTTAAACAAGGCAGACCTAGCTGATCCAGCAATGACAAAAGAATGGCGTCAGTACTTTGAATCACAAGGGATTCAAACTCTGGCAATCAACTCCAAAGAGCAAGTTACCGTAAAAGTTGTGACAGATGCAGCCAAAAAGCTTATGGCTGATAAGATTGCACGCCAGAAAGAACGTGGCATTCAGATTGAAACCTTGCGTACCATGATTATCGGAATTCCAAATGCTGGCAAATCAACTCTGATGAACCGTTTGGCTGGGAAAAAGATTGCGGTGGTCGGCAATAAACCAGGTGTTACCAAGGGGCAACAATGGCTCAAAACCAATAAAGACCTTGAAATCCTAGACACACCAGGGATTCTTTGGCCTAAGTTTGAAGATGATGCTGTCGCACTGAAATTAGCCTTAACTGGAGCAATTAAAGACCAGTTGCTTCCTATGGATGAAGTCACCATTTTTGGTCTCAATTATTTCAAAAAACATTATCCAGATAAGCTAGCTGAACGCTTCAAACAAATGAAAATTGAAGAAGATGCTCCTGTTATTATCATGGATATGACACGTGCCCTCGGTTTCCGAGACGACTACGACCGTTTTTACAGCCTCTTCGTGAAGGAAGTTCGTGATGGAAAACTCGGTAACTACACCTTAGATACATTGGACGATATCGATGACGACGATTAA
- a CDS encoding ribonuclease HII, whose amino-acid sequence MTTIKEIKELLATVKDLYNPLFLELEKDSRTGVQKEISKRKKAIQAELDEDLRLESMLSYEKELYKQGVTLIAGVDEVGRGPLAGPVVAAAVILPKNCKIKGLNDSKKIPKKKHLEIYQAVQDQALAIGIGIMDNQVIDQVNIYEATKLAMKEAISQLSPQPEHLLIDAMKLELPISQTSIIKGDANSLSIAAASIVAKVTRDELMMEYDQQYPGYDFTANAGYGTAKHLEGLEKLGVTPIHRTSFEPVKTLVSTKKDK is encoded by the coding sequence ATGACGACGATTAAAGAAATCAAAGAACTTCTTGCCACGGTCAAAGACTTATACAATCCCCTTTTTCTTGAACTGGAAAAAGATAGCCGAACTGGAGTTCAAAAGGAAATCAGCAAGCGTAAAAAAGCCATACAGGCTGAACTGGATGAGGACCTTCGTTTGGAATCCATGCTTTCCTATGAAAAAGAGCTTTACAAGCAAGGAGTGACCTTAATAGCAGGTGTTGATGAGGTTGGCCGTGGTCCTCTGGCTGGACCTGTAGTCGCTGCAGCTGTTATTTTACCTAAAAATTGTAAGATTAAAGGCCTCAACGATAGCAAAAAGATCCCCAAAAAGAAACATCTGGAAATTTATCAAGCTGTTCAAGACCAAGCCTTAGCAATCGGGATTGGTATCATGGATAATCAAGTCATTGACCAAGTCAATATCTATGAAGCTACCAAACTAGCTATGAAGGAAGCAATCTCCCAGCTCAGTCCGCAACCTGAGCATCTCTTGATAGATGCCATGAAACTGGAGTTACCAATTTCACAAACCTCCATTATCAAAGGAGATGCCAACTCCCTCTCCATCGCAGCTGCATCTATAGTGGCCAAGGTGACACGGGATGAATTGATGATGGAATACGATCAGCAATATCCTGGCTATGATTTCACGGCTAATGCAGGTTATGGAACAGCAAAACACCTAGAAGGACTAGAAAAACTAGGTGTCACCCCAATTCACCGAACCAGTTTTGAACCAGTCAAAACACTGGTTTCAACTAAGAAAGACAAGTAA
- the addA gene encoding helicase-exonuclease AddAB subunit AddA: MKPISFLTEEEIQKLQEAEASSNKEQKKTAEQIEAIYTAGQNILVSASAGSGKTFVMAERILDQLARGVEISQLFISTFTVKAATELKERLEKKISQQIQETDDVDLKQHLGRQLADLPNAAIGTMDSFTQKFLGKHGYLIDIAPNFRILQNESEQLLLKNEVFHQVFEEHYQGENKEKFSSLVKNFAGRGKDERGLRQQVYKIYDFLQSTSSPQKWLNESFLKGFEEADFAKEKEKLTEQIKQALWDLESYFRYHLDNDAKEFPKAAYLEAVQQVLDEISSLNQESDSQAYQAVLARIVAISKEKNGRALANSSRKADLKPLADAYNDERKVQFAKLGQLADQITILDYQEHYHEDTWDLAKTFQNFMSDFVNAYRERKRQENAFEFADISHYTIEVLENFPQVREAYQERFHEVMVDEYQDTNHIQERMLELLSNGHNRFMVGDIKQSIYRFRQADPQIFNEKFQRYAQNPQEGKLILLKENFRSSSEVLSATNDVFARLMDQEVGEINYDSMHQLVFANTKLTPNPDNKAEFLLYDKDDSEQEDEESQVETKLTGEMRLVIKEILKLHQENGVAFKEIALLTSSRSRNDQILLALSEYGIPVKTDGEQNNYLQSLEVQVMLDTLRVIHNPLQDYALVALMKSPMFSFDEDELARLSLQKVEDKVQENLYEKLVNAQKLVTNQKELIHTALAEKLNQFMDILDSWRLYTKTHSLYDLIWKIYNDRFYYDYVGALPNGPARQANLYALALRADQFEKSNFKGLSRFIRMIDQVLEAQHDLASVAVAPPKDAVELMTIHKSKGLEFPYVFILNMDQDFNKQDSMSEVILNRQNGLGVKYIAKVETGAVEAHYPKTIKLSIPSLTYTQNEKELQLASYSEQMRLLYVAMTRAEKKLYLVGKGSREKLEAKEYPAANNGKLDSNTRLQARNFQDWVWAISKVFAKDNLNFSYRFVGEDQLTREAIGELENKSPLQDSSQASNRQSETIKEALEMLKEVEVYNTLHRAAIELPSVQTPSQIKKFYEPVMDMEGVQIASQTQSTEKKISFDLPDFSTKEKVTGAEIGSATHELMQRMDLSQQPTLTSLTETLKQVQTSPAVRDRINLSKILAFFDTALGQEILANTDHLYREQPFSMLKRDQKSQEDFVVRGILDGYLLYENRIVLFDYKTDRYDEPSQLIDRYRGQLALYGEALSRTYSIENIKKYLILLGKDEVQVVKV, encoded by the coding sequence ATGAAGCCCATTTCCTTTTTAACTGAGGAAGAGATTCAAAAATTGCAAGAAGCAGAAGCGAGTTCGAACAAGGAACAAAAGAAAACAGCCGAGCAAATCGAAGCCATTTATACCGCAGGGCAAAATATCCTTGTTTCAGCGTCTGCTGGTTCAGGGAAGACCTTTGTTATGGCAGAGCGTATTCTGGACCAATTAGCACGTGGCGTGGAAATCAGCCAACTCTTTATCTCGACCTTTACCGTCAAGGCTGCTACTGAACTCAAAGAGCGCTTGGAGAAAAAAATCAGCCAACAAATCCAAGAAACCGATGATGTTGATCTCAAACAACACTTGGGACGTCAATTGGCAGATCTACCAAACGCTGCCATTGGAACCATGGACTCTTTCACACAAAAATTCCTTGGCAAACATGGCTATCTGATTGATATCGCACCGAACTTCCGTATTCTGCAAAATGAAAGTGAACAGTTACTCTTAAAGAACGAAGTTTTTCATCAAGTTTTTGAAGAGCATTATCAAGGTGAGAATAAAGAGAAATTTAGTAGTTTGGTGAAGAACTTTGCAGGGCGTGGCAAGGATGAACGAGGTCTGCGCCAACAAGTCTACAAAATCTATGACTTTTTACAATCCACCAGCAGTCCCCAAAAATGGCTGAACGAGTCTTTTCTCAAAGGGTTTGAAGAAGCTGACTTTGCAAAAGAGAAAGAGAAACTAACTGAGCAAATTAAGCAGGCGCTTTGGGACTTGGAAAGTTACTTCCGTTATCATCTGGATAACGATGCCAAGGAGTTTCCAAAAGCTGCCTATTTAGAAGCTGTTCAACAGGTTTTGGATGAAATTAGCTCCTTAAATCAAGAGTCCGATAGCCAGGCTTATCAAGCTGTGCTTGCGCGTATTGTCGCCATCTCTAAGGAAAAAAATGGTCGAGCTCTGGCTAACTCCAGTCGTAAGGCCGATTTGAAACCACTGGCTGATGCCTATAACGATGAGAGAAAGGTCCAGTTTGCTAAACTAGGACAACTGGCGGACCAGATAACGATTCTCGACTACCAAGAACATTATCATGAAGATACTTGGGATCTAGCTAAAACCTTCCAAAACTTTATGAGTGATTTTGTGAATGCTTATCGTGAACGTAAACGCCAGGAAAATGCCTTTGAATTTGCTGATATCAGTCATTACACCATTGAGGTTTTAGAGAATTTCCCACAAGTCCGCGAGGCTTATCAGGAACGATTCCATGAAGTCATGGTCGATGAGTATCAGGATACCAACCACATTCAAGAACGAATGCTGGAATTGCTGTCGAATGGTCACAATCGCTTTATGGTGGGAGATATCAAGCAGTCCATCTACCGGTTCCGTCAGGCAGATCCTCAGATCTTCAATGAAAAATTCCAACGCTATGCGCAAAATCCCCAAGAAGGCAAGTTGATTCTCCTCAAGGAAAATTTCCGTAGTAGTTCAGAAGTTCTGTCAGCAACCAATGATGTTTTTGCACGCCTTATGGACCAAGAAGTCGGAGAAATCAACTACGATAGCATGCACCAGCTTGTTTTTGCCAATACCAAACTGACTCCTAATCCAGACAACAAGGCAGAATTTCTCCTCTACGACAAGGACGACAGTGAGCAAGAGGACGAAGAGAGCCAAGTAGAAACAAAACTAACAGGTGAAATGCGCCTAGTCATCAAGGAAATCCTAAAGCTCCATCAAGAAAATGGTGTAGCCTTTAAGGAAATTGCTCTTTTGACTTCCAGTCGCAGTCGTAATGACCAGATACTCCTCGCTCTTTCAGAGTATGGAATTCCTGTAAAAACAGACGGAGAACAAAATAATTACCTCCAATCCCTAGAAGTACAAGTTATGCTGGACACACTGCGTGTCATTCACAATCCCCTGCAAGACTATGCCTTGGTTGCTCTGATGAAGTCTCCTATGTTTAGTTTTGACGAGGACGAGTTGGCACGCTTGTCCCTTCAGAAAGTAGAAGATAAGGTCCAAGAAAATCTCTATGAGAAACTGGTCAATGCTCAAAAACTGGTAACAAACCAGAAAGAGTTAATTCATACAGCTCTAGCTGAAAAACTAAATCAATTCATGGATATTTTGGATTCTTGGCGCTTATATACCAAAACTCACTCTCTCTATGACTTGATTTGGAAGATTTACAACGACCGTTTTTATTATGACTATGTTGGGGCTTTGCCGAACGGACCTGCTAGACAGGCCAATCTCTATGCCCTAGCGCTACGTGCTGACCAGTTTGAAAAGAGTAATTTCAAGGGCTTGTCGCGTTTTATACGTATGATTGACCAAGTCCTAGAAGCCCAGCACGATCTCGCAAGCGTAGCCGTCGCACCGCCTAAAGATGCCGTGGAACTTATGACCATTCACAAGAGCAAAGGATTGGAATTTCCTTACGTCTTTATCCTCAACATGGATCAGGACTTCAACAAGCAAGACTCGATGTCAGAAGTTATTCTCAATCGTCAAAATGGGCTTGGTGTCAAATACATTGCCAAGGTGGAAACAGGAGCAGTGGAAGCACACTATCCTAAAACCATCAAACTCTCCATTCCTAGCCTGACCTATACGCAGAATGAGAAAGAACTGCAACTGGCTAGCTATTCAGAGCAGATGCGTCTGCTGTATGTTGCCATGACAAGGGCTGAGAAAAAGCTCTATCTTGTTGGCAAGGGCTCTCGCGAAAAGCTAGAAGCCAAGGAATACCCAGCAGCAAACAATGGAAAATTAGATAGCAATACCAGACTGCAAGCAAGAAATTTCCAAGATTGGGTCTGGGCTATCAGCAAAGTATTTGCCAAGGACAATCTCAACTTTAGCTATCGTTTTGTTGGTGAAGACCAGCTGACCAGAGAAGCTATCGGAGAATTGGAAAACAAGAGCCCTCTCCAAGATAGCTCTCAAGCAAGCAACCGCCAGTCAGAAACCATCAAAGAAGCTCTGGAAATGCTGAAAGAGGTGGAAGTTTATAATACTCTTCACCGCGCAGCCATTGAACTACCAAGTGTTCAAACCCCAAGTCAAATCAAGAAATTCTACGAACCCGTTATGGATATGGAGGGTGTTCAAATTGCTAGTCAAACTCAATCAACTGAGAAGAAAATCAGCTTTGATTTACCAGATTTCTCAACTAAAGAAAAGGTAACAGGAGCTGAGATTGGTAGTGCCACTCACGAACTCATGCAGAGAATGGACCTTAGTCAGCAACCAACACTTACTAGCCTGACAGAAACTCTCAAACAAGTTCAGACTAGTCCAGCAGTCAGAGACAGGATCAATCTTTCTAAAATTCTCGCATTCTTTGATACAGCACTTGGTCAGGAAATTCTCGCTAATACCGACCATCTCTACCGCGAGCAACCTTTCTCCATGCTTAAACGAGACCAAAAGAGTCAGGAAGACTTCGTTGTTCGTGGGATCTTGGATGGCTATCTACTTTATGAGAATCGTATCGTTCTTTTCGACTACAAGACAGACCGCTACGATGAGCCAAGTCAACTCATAGACCGCTATCGTGGTCAGTTAGCCTTATACGGAGAGGCTTTATCTAGAACCTATTCGATTGAAAACATAAAAAAATACTTGATTTTGCTCGGCAAAGACGAGGTTCAAGTTGTAAAAGTATAA